Proteins from a single region of Macrotis lagotis isolate mMagLag1 chromosome 2, bilby.v1.9.chrom.fasta, whole genome shotgun sequence:
- the LOC141512005 gene encoding olfactory receptor 10R2-like → MLQAMALSSWGTFLIYTPGSSRHNLRKQQGEHCQKRLILLGFFFLSHSGDISATISKMKNLSSDETIPWEQLPAENITMVTEFLLLGFSNLQELQFVLFSVFFCLYIVILCGNITIVAVILLEHNLHIPMYFFLGVLSVSETCYTFVILPKMLLNLLSVFRVISLTSCAIQMFSFLSFAINNCLLLGVMGYDRYAAICHPLRYPILMNWRTCRLLAAICGVSGLLISMIGTILVFILPFCNSNKINHYFCDISPVIHLACGNTYVNEMIIFSCGVLVLVVPWILVCISYGFIVSTILRIPSTEGKRKAFSTCASHLTVVIVHYGCASFVYLRPSSKVTSDKDKLVTVIYTVFTPLLNPLVYSLRNRDVQMAIRKVISGGKFSHKIL, encoded by the exons AACGCTTGATTCTTCTTggattcttcttcctttctcattctgGAGACATCTCTGCTACAATTTCCAAGATGAAGAACCTGAGTAGTGATGAG ACCATTCCCTGGGAGCAACTTCCAGCAGAGAACATTACCATGGTAACTGAATTCCTTTTGCTGGGATTTTCCAACCTCCAGGAACTCCAATTtgttctcttttctgtctttttctgcCTCTACATAGTCATACTGTGTGGAAACATCACCATTGTTGCAGTCATCCTCCTTGAGCACAATCTCCATATCCCCATGTACTTCTTTCTAGGTGTCCTCTCTGTCTCTGAGACCTGTTATACATTTGTTATTTTGCCCAAGATGCTTCTCAACTTGCTTTCTGTGTTCAGGGTAATTTCTCTTACCAGCTGTGCTATCcaaatgttctcttttctttcctttgctatTAATAACTGCTTATTGTTGGGTGTAATGGGTTATGATCGCTATGCTGCCATCTGTCACCCTTTGCGCTATCCAATCCTGATGAATTGGAGGACCTGCAGACTGTTAGCAGCTATTTGTGGAGTGAGTGGATTACTGATCTCAATGATTGGCACCATCTTAGTCTTCATTCTCCCATTCTGTAACTCAAACAAGATCAACCACTATTTCTGTGACATTTCACCTGTTATTCACCTTGCCTGTGGTAACACTTATGTCAATGAGATGATTATATTCAGTTGTGGTGTTTTGGTACTTGTGGTACCCTGGATTCTAGTCTGCATCTCCTATGGCTTCATAGTCAGCACTATCTTGAGGATTCCATCTACTGAAGGGAAGCGGAAGGCCTTCTCTACTTGTGCCTCCCACCTCACAGTAGTTATAGTCCACTATGGATGTGCATCTTTTGTCTACTTGAGACCctcatccaaggtcacatctGACAAGGACAAATTGGTGACAGTGATTTATACTGTTTTCACCCCCTTGCTGAATCCTCTGGTTTATAGCCTCAGGAACAGGGATGTTCAGATGGCCATCCGGAAAGTTATCAGTGGAGGAAAATTTTCCCATAAAATCTTATAA